The following proteins come from a genomic window of Neptunomonas concharum:
- a CDS encoding aspartate aminotransferase family protein — protein sequence MSKQPVNRALFDDVMVPNYNPQQMVPVRGRGSRVWDQEDNEYIDFAGGIAVNALGHVHPELVATLKEQADKLWHLSNTFTNEPALRLANLLKETTFADKIFFCNSGAEANEAAFKLARKYAYDNFGPEKHEIIAFYQGFHGRTLFTVSVGGQAKYREGFEPAPGGITHVPFNDLEALKAAISDKTCAVVMEPIQGEGGVIPADPEFAKGVRELCDQHNALLVFDEIQTGVGRTGHLYAYMGLGVTPDILTSAKALGGGFPIGAMLTTDRVAPSFGFGTHGSTYGGNPLACAVAEKAVELINTPEVLGQVAGKRAVFVEELDKINAKHSIFTEVRGDGLLIGAELTEQWHGQGAKFLAAAREEGLMILVAGPNVLRMAPSLIIPDEDIRDGMALLDKAVEKVINSQAN from the coding sequence ATGTCTAAACAACCGGTTAATCGCGCTCTTTTTGATGACGTAATGGTTCCTAATTACAACCCTCAACAGATGGTACCAGTGCGCGGTCGAGGTTCACGAGTATGGGATCAGGAAGATAACGAATATATCGACTTCGCTGGCGGTATCGCTGTCAACGCCCTAGGGCATGTACACCCTGAACTCGTTGCTACATTGAAGGAGCAAGCCGATAAACTTTGGCATCTCAGTAATACCTTTACAAACGAGCCTGCTTTAAGACTGGCAAATTTACTAAAAGAAACGACATTTGCGGATAAAATATTCTTTTGCAACTCAGGTGCAGAAGCCAATGAAGCGGCATTCAAACTCGCGCGTAAATATGCGTATGATAACTTCGGCCCTGAAAAGCATGAAATCATAGCCTTCTACCAAGGTTTCCATGGCCGTACCTTGTTCACCGTTTCCGTCGGTGGACAAGCCAAATACCGTGAGGGCTTTGAGCCTGCACCCGGTGGTATCACGCATGTTCCATTTAATGATTTGGAAGCACTTAAAGCCGCCATTTCTGATAAAACGTGTGCGGTTGTCATGGAGCCAATTCAAGGTGAAGGTGGCGTTATTCCTGCTGACCCTGAGTTTGCCAAAGGCGTTAGGGAATTATGTGATCAGCACAACGCACTGCTTGTGTTTGATGAGATACAAACCGGCGTAGGCCGTACTGGTCATCTCTATGCCTATATGGGCTTAGGTGTAACACCTGATATTTTAACGTCCGCTAAAGCGCTTGGGGGCGGCTTTCCAATAGGAGCTATGCTGACAACTGACCGAGTAGCACCAAGCTTCGGATTCGGCACCCACGGCAGTACCTATGGCGGAAACCCACTTGCCTGTGCGGTGGCAGAAAAAGCCGTAGAGCTGATTAATACACCCGAAGTGTTAGGACAAGTTGCTGGCAAACGCGCTGTATTTGTTGAAGAGCTCGACAAAATTAACGCCAAGCATAGCATTTTCACTGAAGTGCGCGGCGATGGGTTGCTCATTGGCGCTGAATTGACAGAGCAATGGCATGGGCAAGGTGCAAAATTCCTCGCCGCTGCTCGAGAAGAAGGCTTGATGATTCTAGTCGCAGGGCCTAACGTTTTGCGTATGGCACCCTCACTGATCATTCCAGATGAAGATATTCGTGATGGTATGGCACTTCTGGATAAAGCGGTAGAAAAAGTGATCAATAGCCAAGCAAACTAG
- a CDS encoding FIST signal transduction protein gives MRIFQSQFINGQWSQVLPCQNDAQWVLIFGDRELIQSSTIQAQLSSAFPFAQTVGCTTSGEISDIEIYDNTLVLTAISFESSSIQAVSCNINAFSSSFEAGVHLTDQLPKENLKHLFVLSDGQLVNGTELVNGITRDLDTHIMLSGGMAGDADRFEETLVWHNKKVESGLIVLIGFYGEHLNIGYGSLGGWDTFGPDRLITRSKGNVLYEMDDQPALDLYKKYLADHASKLPASALRFPLRVRNIEDNQSVVRTILSVNEEDKSMTFAGDVPQGAYARLMMANLDRLIDGAQGAAQKALQSANQEAEFAILISCVGRRLVLQQNTEAELESAKDVLSERCKITGFYSYGEISPIEGATVCGLHNQTMTITTFSESQHA, from the coding sequence ATGAGAATTTTCCAAAGCCAGTTTATAAATGGGCAATGGAGCCAAGTCCTCCCTTGCCAAAACGATGCCCAGTGGGTACTAATCTTCGGAGACAGAGAGCTAATACAATCAAGCACCATACAAGCACAACTCTCCTCTGCTTTCCCTTTTGCACAAACAGTAGGCTGTACCACCAGTGGCGAGATCTCGGATATCGAGATTTACGATAACACTTTAGTCCTCACCGCCATCTCATTTGAGAGCAGTTCAATCCAAGCTGTGAGTTGTAATATCAACGCTTTTTCATCTAGCTTTGAGGCGGGTGTTCATCTTACTGATCAATTACCTAAAGAAAACCTCAAGCATTTATTTGTTCTCTCTGATGGCCAGCTTGTGAATGGAACCGAGCTAGTCAATGGGATTACTCGCGATCTAGATACACACATTATGCTCAGCGGCGGAATGGCTGGAGATGCAGATCGTTTTGAAGAGACCTTGGTATGGCATAACAAGAAAGTCGAATCAGGCCTAATTGTTCTTATAGGCTTCTATGGAGAGCATTTAAATATTGGATACGGCTCTTTAGGAGGGTGGGATACGTTTGGCCCTGACAGACTCATTACCCGCTCCAAAGGCAATGTTTTATATGAAATGGATGACCAACCAGCCTTAGATCTCTATAAAAAATATTTAGCTGATCATGCCTCAAAATTACCCGCATCAGCTTTGCGCTTCCCATTACGGGTTCGGAATATTGAGGATAATCAAAGCGTTGTAAGAACCATTCTTAGCGTCAATGAGGAAGATAAAAGCATGACCTTTGCAGGAGATGTTCCTCAGGGGGCTTACGCTAGATTAATGATGGCTAATCTTGACCGCCTTATCGATGGTGCTCAAGGGGCTGCTCAAAAAGCGCTTCAATCCGCCAATCAAGAAGCAGAGTTTGCAATTCTTATCAGCTGTGTCGGGCGTCGCCTTGTTCTCCAGCAAAATACGGAAGCTGAGCTAGAAAGTGCAAAAGATGTCCTATCTGAGCGCTGCAAAATTACGGGCTTTTACTCTTATGGCGAAATTTCACCCATAGAGGGAGCAACTGTCTGCGGGCTACACAATCAGACCATGACAATTACAACCTTCTCAGAGTCCCAGCATGCATAA
- the astA gene encoding arginine N-succinyltransferase — translation MLLIRPLTFADLQGLERLAVISGGKMTTLPANRDHLSELISKTQRSLKKTIDRYSDESYHFALEDLERGEIVGVCGIDASVGLNTPFYSYRIDEVVHASNELQIHNRIPALHLCQDYTGAARLCTLFLDKAYRNEANLNLLSRSRMLFIAQNPERFSSRLIAELQGVADDQNRSPFWECLGRHFFNMDFTKANYLTGINSRGFIADLMPHYPVYVPLLSAEAQAALGKPRPDMSTVESLLLCEGFNFKGYVDIFDAGPTLETRTLDVRSVVQSQLKTIQIGEPVENGDLQPALISNLSREAFRCVSASINITQPTLTQEVADLLNLRQGDQARIIPL, via the coding sequence ATGCTGTTAATTCGCCCCCTTACCTTTGCTGATCTTCAAGGTTTAGAGAGGCTAGCTGTCATCTCTGGTGGTAAAATGACCACCTTACCAGCCAACCGAGATCACTTAAGCGAACTGATTAGCAAAACTCAGCGATCTCTCAAGAAAACAATAGACCGCTACAGTGATGAGAGTTATCACTTCGCCCTCGAAGACCTTGAGCGAGGCGAGATCGTAGGCGTCTGTGGTATCGATGCCAGCGTCGGATTAAACACGCCCTTCTATAGCTACCGCATAGATGAGGTGGTTCATGCATCTAACGAACTACAGATCCATAATCGCATACCCGCGCTACACCTTTGCCAAGACTATACCGGTGCCGCTCGCTTATGTACGCTGTTTCTGGACAAAGCCTATCGTAATGAGGCTAACCTTAATCTGCTATCCCGCAGCCGTATGCTCTTTATCGCCCAGAACCCTGAGCGCTTCTCAAGCCGTCTTATAGCTGAACTACAAGGCGTTGCTGATGATCAAAACCGCTCCCCTTTCTGGGAGTGTTTAGGGCGGCACTTTTTTAATATGGACTTCACAAAAGCCAATTACCTTACGGGGATAAACTCCAGAGGCTTCATTGCAGATTTGATGCCCCACTACCCTGTATACGTTCCACTACTGTCGGCAGAAGCACAAGCGGCGTTGGGCAAACCCAGACCGGATATGTCTACAGTAGAGTCGTTACTCCTTTGCGAAGGCTTTAATTTTAAAGGTTACGTCGACATCTTTGATGCAGGACCAACACTGGAAACTCGCACGCTGGATGTTCGCTCTGTCGTGCAAAGCCAGTTAAAGACCATACAGATTGGCGAACCTGTCGAAAATGGGGACCTGCAGCCTGCATTAATCAGTAATCTGAGTCGAGAAGCATTTCGCTGTGTGTCAGCTTCAATCAATATCACTCAGCCCACGCTGACTCAGGAGGTTGCTGACTTACTGAACCTACGCCAAGGTGATCAGGCTCGCATTATCCCACTCTGA
- a CDS encoding putative bifunctional diguanylate cyclase/phosphodiesterase codes for MHKLLQRQLRRHLKDALPAESLSDFLNAVDDAYQQSDQDRALIERSLELTSLELNERNALLRAQINELEDTHIKLEQSISTLSAIFDSTGEAILSFDAHGKLIKCNDMASSLLSIPICEGTDTLHSFLVKIYRLVDNPSTIIHDLQHLKSTPKKHCFGILHLKNNQIYEYHSSPQLQGNNLLGRVWCFRNISDVKKNEALLIHQAHHDQLTNLPNRTLLEDRLKHALNLADGTNKSTAILYIDLDNFKKVNDTSGHQAGDQLLIEVASRTQNCLREQDTLARVGGDEFIILLENIQNNTLATIVSNRIIQALKEPFLLENEQYFISCSIGISLSPRDGTTSELLLKKADMAMYHAKSQGRSNFQHFDPALEQFALQYLSIENKLREALEQSHLEIHFQPQVNLSNLEFSSVEALIRWKDDNGKYISPMTFIPVAEQAGLINEISNWVFHQSCQQIVYWRSLGLSPVTISINLSPRELLDTHLPQRLQHILQEYGISGEHFELEITETMFLEDIKFVKKVLSRIRALNISIAIDDFGTGYSSLRYLQQLPIDTLKIDKSFVLHLMDNPQDAAIANSIISLGKNLGIKVVAEGVENLSTSLYLKEQGCDLAQGFFYHRPTCAEKITSLLLHQHSANNTHIQGMLAE; via the coding sequence ATGCATAAGCTTTTACAACGGCAATTGAGGCGCCACCTAAAAGACGCGCTTCCTGCCGAGTCGCTCTCTGACTTCCTAAATGCTGTAGATGATGCTTATCAACAGTCGGATCAAGATCGCGCACTCATTGAAAGATCCTTAGAGCTCACTTCACTTGAGCTGAATGAGCGCAATGCGTTGTTACGTGCTCAAATTAATGAGCTAGAAGACACGCATATTAAGCTTGAACAGTCCATCTCAACCCTTAGTGCTATTTTTGACTCCACAGGCGAGGCCATACTCTCATTCGATGCCCATGGAAAACTGATAAAATGTAATGACATGGCCTCATCTTTGTTATCCATCCCTATTTGCGAAGGTACTGATACTCTCCATAGCTTTCTAGTAAAAATTTACCGTTTGGTTGATAACCCCAGCACCATCATTCATGACCTGCAACATTTGAAAAGCACCCCAAAAAAACATTGCTTTGGAATACTTCATCTCAAAAACAACCAAATTTATGAATATCACTCCTCCCCGCAACTACAAGGAAACAACCTATTAGGTCGCGTATGGTGTTTTAGAAATATATCCGATGTGAAAAAAAATGAAGCACTACTGATCCACCAAGCTCACCATGATCAGTTAACCAACCTCCCCAATCGAACGCTTCTCGAAGATAGGCTTAAACACGCACTAAATCTGGCTGATGGCACCAATAAAAGCACGGCTATACTTTACATTGACTTAGATAACTTCAAGAAGGTCAATGACACCTCTGGGCACCAAGCTGGGGATCAACTACTCATTGAGGTAGCAAGCCGCACACAAAACTGCTTAAGAGAACAAGATACGCTAGCACGAGTCGGAGGGGATGAATTCATCATCCTGCTGGAAAACATCCAAAATAATACATTAGCTACCATTGTGAGCAACCGTATTATTCAGGCTCTAAAAGAACCATTCTTATTAGAAAATGAGCAATATTTTATCTCCTGTAGTATTGGCATCAGTTTATCACCACGGGATGGGACAACCTCTGAACTACTGCTCAAAAAAGCGGATATGGCGATGTACCACGCAAAATCCCAAGGCCGCTCCAATTTCCAACACTTTGATCCCGCATTGGAGCAGTTTGCGCTGCAATACCTATCCATAGAAAACAAACTAAGGGAAGCGCTTGAGCAGAGTCATTTAGAAATACACTTCCAGCCACAAGTCAATTTATCTAACCTCGAATTTAGTTCTGTCGAAGCACTTATTCGTTGGAAAGATGACAACGGGAAATACATTTCCCCGATGACGTTTATTCCTGTTGCCGAACAAGCAGGTTTAATCAATGAAATTAGTAACTGGGTATTCCACCAAAGCTGCCAGCAAATTGTATACTGGCGAAGCCTAGGCCTTTCACCTGTTACGATCTCTATTAACTTATCGCCAAGGGAGCTGCTTGATACCCATTTGCCACAGCGTCTCCAGCATATACTCCAAGAGTATGGAATTTCAGGTGAGCACTTCGAGCTAGAAATTACCGAAACTATGTTTTTGGAAGATATAAAGTTTGTAAAGAAAGTACTATCACGTATCCGAGCACTCAACATCAGCATTGCTATTGATGATTTCGGAACCGGTTACTCCTCTCTGCGCTATCTACAACAGCTCCCGATAGATACACTAAAAATTGATAAGTCGTTTGTTTTGCACTTAATGGATAATCCACAAGATGCAGCCATTGCTAACTCCATCATATCCTTAGGAAAAAACCTAGGTATCAAAGTCGTAGCAGAAGGCGTTGAAAACTTATCTACATCCTTATATCTTAAGGAACAAGGATGTGACCTTGCACAAGGTTTCTTTTATCATCGCCCAACGTGTGCTGAAAAAATAACTTCACTTTTACTCCATCAACATTCGGCAAATAACACTCATATACAAGGAATGCTTGCAGAATGA
- the astA gene encoding arginine N-succinyltransferase, with product MMVVRPIQAEDYTALRELARKTGPGFTSLQDNDTQVAAKLEAGLAAFSASPPLAEALYLFVMEETETNEVVGICGIESAVGLSEPWYNYRVGTLVHASRELKVYNQINTLTITNDHTGYSELCTLFLSPDARHSKNGSLLSKSRFMFLAEFPQRFNEHLIAEMRGYSDENGISPFWEGLGRHFFSLDFTEADRHSSMNKVFIAELMPKNTIYTNLLPKEAQEAIGKTHEATTPARRLLENEGMRYTGYVDIFDGGPTLEARIHDIRAVQESQYVKAHIADLPSEGELYLISTTEFSNFRCCMSPITRVSKNLVTVSPDVASALNINEGSTIRIVPLSSGRRF from the coding sequence ATGATGGTAGTCCGCCCAATACAGGCAGAAGATTACACAGCACTGAGAGAGCTGGCTCGCAAAACAGGCCCAGGCTTTACCTCGCTTCAGGATAACGATACTCAGGTTGCTGCAAAGCTGGAAGCCGGTTTAGCCGCATTTTCCGCCTCCCCCCCTCTGGCAGAGGCTTTATATCTGTTTGTCATGGAAGAAACGGAGACCAATGAAGTCGTTGGCATATGCGGTATTGAGTCGGCTGTTGGCCTGTCTGAACCGTGGTACAACTATCGCGTTGGTACGTTAGTACACGCCTCACGCGAACTAAAAGTTTATAACCAGATCAATACGCTCACAATAACCAATGACCATACCGGCTATTCTGAGCTGTGCACCCTATTTTTAAGTCCTGATGCACGCCATAGTAAAAATGGATCGTTACTGTCGAAATCGCGTTTTATGTTTTTGGCAGAGTTCCCGCAACGCTTCAATGAACATCTCATCGCTGAAATGCGAGGCTACTCCGATGAAAACGGCATTTCACCCTTTTGGGAGGGGCTCGGACGGCACTTTTTCTCACTCGATTTTACAGAAGCAGACCGGCACTCATCCATGAACAAAGTTTTCATTGCCGAGCTTATGCCTAAAAATACGATTTATACCAATCTGCTCCCCAAAGAAGCCCAAGAAGCGATTGGTAAAACCCACGAAGCCACAACTCCCGCCCGCCGTTTACTCGAAAATGAAGGGATGCGATACACCGGCTACGTCGATATCTTTGATGGTGGCCCAACACTCGAAGCACGTATACACGACATTCGAGCCGTGCAAGAGAGTCAATATGTCAAAGCGCATATTGCCGATCTACCATCCGAAGGTGAACTCTATCTGATCAGCACGACGGAATTTTCAAATTTCCGCTGTTGCATGTCACCCATTACACGCGTCAGCAAAAACTTGGTCACCGTCAGCCCAGACGTGGCAAGTGCCCTAAATATCAATGAAGGCAGCACGATCCGTATTGTACCGCTGTCTTCTGGAAGGAGATTTTAA
- the rlmF gene encoding 23S rRNA (adenine(1618)-N(6))-methyltransferase RlmF, with protein sequence MVDVRKDKKQESQRVKKGLHPRNKHRFGYDFDALCQLLPDLKAWLVIAPSGNPSVDFSNPVAVKLLNQALLKQAYAINFWDLPEGYLCPPIPGRSDYVHHLADLLAESHGGIVPTGRGVRGLDIGTGANGIYPIIGCSEYGWSFTGTDIDSVAIKAATLIAQSNPALKKNLAFKLQAEARHIFDGVIGAKDYYHFTLCNPPFHTSAKEASKGTKRKLRNLGQSAKDIAGQMPTLNFGGQSNELWCEGGERLFIQRMIEESQNYSQQVGWFTTLVSKKENLAPLRQQLKHINAVQVRTVNMAQGQKQSRFLAWHF encoded by the coding sequence ATGGTTGATGTGAGAAAAGATAAAAAGCAAGAGAGTCAGCGTGTAAAGAAAGGGTTACACCCTCGTAATAAGCATCGTTTTGGATATGATTTTGACGCTCTATGTCAGCTGTTACCCGATTTGAAAGCATGGCTTGTCATTGCGCCTTCCGGCAACCCTTCGGTTGATTTTAGCAATCCTGTGGCTGTTAAATTATTAAATCAAGCACTGCTAAAGCAGGCATATGCCATTAACTTTTGGGATTTACCTGAAGGTTATTTGTGCCCACCCATACCTGGGCGGTCTGATTATGTCCATCACCTGGCTGATCTACTGGCGGAATCGCATGGAGGCATAGTGCCAACGGGGCGGGGTGTTAGGGGGTTAGATATCGGGACGGGGGCTAACGGTATCTATCCTATCATTGGTTGTTCTGAATATGGTTGGTCATTTACCGGCACGGATATAGATAGTGTTGCTATCAAAGCAGCTACATTGATTGCCCAATCTAATCCTGCACTGAAGAAAAATCTGGCGTTTAAGCTGCAAGCTGAAGCCCGTCATATTTTTGATGGTGTCATCGGTGCTAAGGATTATTACCATTTCACACTATGCAACCCGCCATTTCACACATCGGCTAAAGAAGCTTCTAAGGGAACAAAGCGAAAGTTACGGAACCTAGGCCAATCCGCTAAGGATATAGCGGGGCAGATGCCTACTCTGAATTTTGGTGGGCAAAGTAACGAGTTATGGTGTGAAGGTGGAGAGAGGCTTTTTATTCAGCGAATGATCGAAGAAAGTCAGAACTACAGTCAACAGGTAGGCTGGTTTACAACACTGGTCTCAAAAAAAGAAAACCTTGCGCCGTTGCGTCAGCAGCTTAAACACATAAACGCCGTGCAAGTACGCACGGTAAATATGGCTCAAGGCCAAAAACAAAGCCGTTTTTTGGCCTGGCATTTTTAA
- the astD gene encoding succinylglutamate-semialdehyde dehydrogenase, with translation MSASLFINGQWLEGRGHMFQSHNPATGEVIWSGASADAEQVDAAVAAARTAAPHWSNLSFEQRCEQVRRYAEQLTTHKEELARTIAEETGKPFWETQTEAAAMIGKIDISIKAAAERTGERSSDMAGAKAVLRHKPHGVVAVFGPYNFPGHLPNGHIVPALIAGNTVILKPSEMTPKVAELMVQLWEKSGLPTGVINLVQGEKETGIALAAHDGLDGLFFTGSSRTGHLLHEQFAGHPGKILALEMGGNNPLIIDQISDIKAAVHETIQSAYITSGQRCTCARRLFVPNNDTGDQFLNELKEAVALIKVGGQFDEPAPFMGSLISEAAADGMIAAQQRLLDIGAKSLLTIEKIKPGTGLITPGLIDVSAVEVLPDEEYFGPLLQVIRYTDLDDAIRQANATQYGLSAGFFSDNAERFDYFYRRIRAGIVNWNKQLTGASSAAPFGGIGASGNHRASAYYAADYCAYPVAGIEAEKLSLPESLSPGLTLN, from the coding sequence ATGAGTGCATCACTTTTTATTAATGGCCAATGGTTAGAAGGCCGCGGACATATGTTCCAATCACACAACCCTGCAACAGGCGAGGTTATATGGTCTGGCGCATCAGCAGATGCAGAGCAAGTAGATGCCGCCGTCGCCGCTGCACGTACAGCCGCACCTCATTGGTCTAACCTCTCTTTTGAGCAACGCTGCGAGCAGGTTCGTCGCTACGCTGAACAACTGACCACTCATAAAGAAGAACTCGCTCGCACCATAGCTGAAGAAACCGGCAAACCTTTCTGGGAAACACAAACAGAAGCCGCTGCGATGATCGGAAAAATTGACATCTCGATTAAAGCTGCAGCAGAGCGGACAGGAGAGCGCAGCAGCGATATGGCAGGCGCTAAAGCGGTACTACGCCATAAACCGCACGGTGTTGTGGCGGTATTTGGCCCTTACAACTTCCCAGGGCACCTACCTAATGGCCATATCGTACCCGCATTAATTGCGGGTAATACCGTCATTCTAAAACCGAGTGAAATGACCCCAAAAGTAGCTGAGCTGATGGTACAGCTCTGGGAAAAATCGGGTCTTCCAACCGGTGTAATCAACCTTGTACAAGGTGAAAAAGAAACCGGTATTGCGCTAGCTGCTCATGATGGCTTAGATGGATTATTCTTTACCGGCAGTTCCCGTACGGGTCATTTGCTGCATGAACAGTTCGCCGGTCACCCAGGAAAGATTTTGGCTTTAGAAATGGGTGGAAACAACCCATTAATTATCGACCAAATCAGCGATATCAAAGCTGCGGTTCACGAGACTATCCAATCTGCTTATATTACTTCAGGACAACGTTGCACCTGTGCACGTCGCCTGTTCGTCCCTAATAATGACACTGGCGATCAATTCCTAAATGAACTCAAAGAGGCTGTTGCACTGATCAAAGTCGGTGGGCAATTTGATGAACCCGCACCTTTCATGGGAAGCCTGATTTCAGAAGCGGCAGCTGACGGCATGATTGCAGCTCAACAGCGTCTGTTAGATATTGGGGCAAAATCACTGTTAACCATCGAGAAAATCAAACCAGGCACAGGCTTGATCACACCCGGCTTAATTGATGTCAGTGCGGTTGAAGTATTGCCTGATGAAGAGTATTTCGGCCCGCTGTTACAAGTGATTCGCTATACCGACTTAGATGATGCTATTCGCCAAGCCAATGCAACGCAATATGGCTTATCGGCGGGCTTCTTCAGTGACAATGCTGAGCGTTTCGACTACTTCTACCGCCGCATCCGTGCAGGTATCGTCAACTGGAACAAGCAGTTAACCGGTGCTAGCAGTGCAGCACCTTTTGGGGGTATCGGCGCCAGCGGCAACCACCGTGCCAGCGCCTACTATGCAGCGGATTACTGCGCTTACCCTGTAGCCGGTATCGAAGCTGAAAAACTGAGCTTGCCTGAGAGTTTATCTCCCGGCCTAACCTTGAACTGA
- a CDS encoding hydrolase, whose translation MTFDYTPWLDWLDTQQDLMLQRTLELSLINSGTLNAEGVNHVRQTLSDYCESLGGTIEVIPVPDYEYVATNGVVETTPLGDALRIKKRPDAPLQIFFCGHMDTVFPIDHPFQNVTWLDDNTLNGPGVADLKGGLLVMLKAIEALERSPWADKIGWEILFNPDEEIGSPGSAPLIADAATRVDLGMIYEPCMPDGTLAGARKGSGNFSVVVRGKAAHAGREHHLGRNAIRAMSDFISALDDLNGQREGVTINPGFIEGGGAVNIVPELCISRFNIRLEQPEDEQWCLDHINQLIQNLNGRDGIQAQLHGGFGRKPKVLSPANQRLFELARDCGSELGMPIRWQATGGCCDGNNLAAAGIPNIDTLGVQGGKIHSSEEYMLVSSLVERAKLSALLLMKLATTEDLGWLKENPECC comes from the coding sequence ATGACATTTGATTACACGCCTTGGTTAGATTGGTTAGATACACAACAAGATTTGATGCTGCAGCGCACTCTTGAGCTGTCACTCATCAATTCTGGCACGTTAAATGCCGAAGGCGTCAATCACGTTCGCCAGACCCTCAGCGATTATTGCGAATCGCTAGGCGGTACAATCGAAGTCATACCTGTTCCTGATTATGAATATGTCGCCACCAATGGCGTTGTAGAAACCACCCCGCTAGGTGATGCTCTACGTATTAAAAAACGCCCTGACGCTCCTTTACAGATATTTTTCTGCGGCCATATGGATACCGTATTCCCTATTGACCATCCTTTTCAAAACGTGACATGGCTGGATGACAACACACTCAATGGTCCAGGTGTCGCCGATCTTAAAGGTGGGCTGTTAGTCATGCTAAAAGCTATTGAAGCCCTAGAGCGCAGTCCATGGGCAGATAAAATCGGCTGGGAGATTCTCTTTAATCCCGATGAAGAGATAGGTTCTCCAGGTTCTGCTCCATTGATAGCCGATGCGGCTACACGCGTTGACTTAGGCATGATCTACGAACCTTGTATGCCCGATGGTACGTTGGCTGGAGCCCGTAAAGGCAGTGGTAATTTCAGCGTTGTGGTCCGGGGTAAGGCTGCCCATGCAGGGAGAGAACACCATCTTGGCCGTAACGCAATTCGGGCAATGAGCGATTTTATTTCAGCCCTAGATGACCTCAATGGGCAGCGAGAAGGCGTGACGATTAACCCAGGTTTTATTGAAGGGGGCGGCGCTGTCAATATCGTTCCTGAGCTGTGCATCTCGCGTTTCAATATCCGACTAGAGCAACCAGAAGATGAGCAGTGGTGTTTAGATCACATCAATCAGTTAATTCAGAATCTGAATGGCCGTGATGGCATACAAGCACAACTGCACGGAGGTTTTGGTCGCAAGCCCAAAGTGTTATCACCCGCTAACCAAAGGCTTTTTGAATTGGCACGCGATTGTGGCAGTGAACTGGGTATGCCCATTCGCTGGCAAGCAACGGGGGGTTGTTGTGATGGGAATAATCTTGCAGCGGCAGGTATCCCCAACATAGACACATTAGGTGTCCAAGGCGGGAAAATACACTCATCAGAGGAGTATATGCTCGTCAGCAGCTTGGTAGAAAGAGCCAAACTCAGTGCCTTATTACTCATGAAACTGGCTACTACAGAAGACCTGGGCTGGCTCAAGGAGAACCCCGAATGCTGTTAA
- a CDS encoding pilin — MSLLIRWTMVAVIILGGLQLFQLKRTAHYINASFVAEGLASATRLKVMVAQHYYMQGELPSSHEEANIPPPESFATKALKSATIMGKGTIKLLYNEKSGIDGGSILLIPNQADAMTDLTWRCVSFSFKGIEKIAPQCSYQGE, encoded by the coding sequence ATGAGCTTACTCATCCGCTGGACTATGGTTGCCGTCATTATTTTGGGCGGGCTTCAATTATTCCAACTCAAAAGAACCGCGCACTACATTAACGCAAGCTTTGTCGCGGAAGGCTTAGCCAGTGCAACTCGCCTTAAAGTGATGGTCGCACAGCATTATTATATGCAAGGTGAGCTACCCTCCTCTCATGAAGAAGCCAATATACCTCCCCCTGAATCATTCGCCACCAAAGCGCTAAAAAGTGCAACAATCATGGGTAAAGGGACAATCAAACTCTTATATAACGAGAAATCAGGCATCGATGGGGGAAGTATTTTACTGATACCCAACCAAGCGGACGCCATGACGGATCTGACTTGGCGCTGTGTCAGCTTTAGCTTTAAAGGTATCGAGAAAATAGCACCACAGTGCTCTTATCAGGGTGAATAA